The genome window GGGTGACCGCCACCGGAATATGCACAACCGTGCCGCCCCCGCGGTCATGCTTGCGATACAGCACGAAATAGTCAGCGGTGGTCGAAGCGACCACAATCGGCACCGCGGTGACCGCGACCACCGTCGGGGTCGGCGCTACCCAGCCATCATCGCACGGCCCCAGAGTCGCCGTGTTCGACCCGTCCTGAGCGGCCACATCCGACGACGCCACCACGCCGACCACGGCGACACACAGAATGCACGCCAGCCACCGCACAACCTTCGCCAGCCGTTGTCAGCCGCCCAAAGTCAGCACGGCTGTCAAGTCGAGGAAGCTCGTGCCGGTCCCTCTGCCGTTCTCGTCGAGCGTGTAGATCGCGAAGCCGGGCGAGCAGATCGCGGGGGCAATGGCCACGGCCATCCGATTGCACTGGAAGGTCGAGCCTTGCGCGCCGATGGGCAGCGGAGCGGGCTCCATGGCCAACATCGTCTCGACCACCGACTCCGGCGTCACCTCGCTGTCGCCGTGGCCGGCCATCGCCCGCACCCATGACAGGACGGCGGAGTAGCCGCCCTCCGCGATGGTGTCGAGGGTGCCGCCGTACTCGTCCATCACCGCGTGATAGAGCGCGACTTCGGGGTCGCTCATGTCGTCCGAGGTTCCGGTGACCACGCGGATCCCATCCACATCTACCTGATCGACCGTGGCCTCGCCGATGCAGGTGCGGACCACGATTGTCTCGCCCTCGAAGCCGAGCGTCTGGATGGCCTGCATCGCGGAGATGCAGAAGGTCTCGTCGCCGATGATGGCGAACTGCTGGGCGTCGTTGATGATCGCGGCCTGAACCTGGGGGGTCATGTCCGGCGTCCCGGGGGCGACCGCGATGATGTCTGCTTCGACGCCCACGTTCCCGTAGAACAACGGCGCCGCCTGGCTGACGGGTTCCACGGCCGCGGGCACGTCGATCACGATGATGCCCACCTTGGTCAGCCCTTTCTCCGACGCCACTGCCGCTGGTCCGACCAGAGCGCCGAGCCCGTTGCCGATGACGAACGACATCGGCGCGTTGAAGATCGCCTGGGAAAGGCCGCCGTTGGCCACGTAGGGGATGCCGGCCTCGTTCGCCTGGGCCGACAGCACCTCGCCCTGGCCCGAGACTCCGTTCAGGATGGCGACCACGCCCGCCTGGGCAAGCTCGGCCACGCAATCCTGGGCGCCCGCCGGAGTCTGCCCCGTCTCGCAGGTGATGAACTCGATCGGGCGCCCTGCTACCCCGCCCAGATAGTCGTTGGCGTAGGCCGCGGCGGCCTGCGCGGCCGGGATCTCCGCCGAGTTGTCGATGGCGTCTGAACGGCCATCGCTGACAAACCCGACTTTGAGCGGCTCTCCCGTGGCCGGGTTCGGCTCGCCGAACAAGTCCGATGTGGTCTCCGGCGCGGGGGCCTCCGTGTCGGCCATGTCGGACTCTTCGGCATCGGGTTCCCCGCTGTCGGGGGCCTCATCGGCCGGTTCCGGCTCGGTTTCCGCCCCGCTGGGCCCCTCCGCCTGCTGTTCGTTTGCGGCCGGCGCCTCGGTGCCAGCCGCAGGACTCGACGTGTCGGGATCGTCGTCGTTGCCGCATGCAGCAGCAACCAAACTGATCAATGCCAAGACGGCCAGCAGCCTCTTCCACATACTCTTGCTCATGGGTTGCATCCCTCCTCTGCGGCGGCTAGCCGTCCACATAGCAGTTTTGAAAATAGATGGGCAGCTTCGCCTAGGTCAAGAAACCGGTGCCGCGGGGTGGCCAAGGCACCGCCCCTACCGGCCCCCGGTGAAGTTGAACACCCGGCGAGCGTTGGTCTCCGCGACCGCGAGCGCTTGGTCGTCGGGCAAGTGGCGCAGCGACTCTGCCAACAGCTTGCGGCTGTTCGGCCAGTTGCTGTCGGAGTGCGGGTAGTCGCACTCCCACATGACCTGTTCGACGCCGATGCGGTCGAGGGCCGCTATGCCGGCGTCGTCGCTGATGAAGCACCCGAAGATGTGATCGCGGAAGACCTCTGACGGGGGAACCTGCCACTCGAGGTTCTGGTAGTGCCGATGCCGCTCCCAGGTGTAATCGCAGCGCTCCAGCAAGTAGGGAATCCAACCGATGCCCCCTTCCGACAGGCACACTCGCAGGTCTGGGAACTTCCGGAACACCGGCGAGAACAGCAGCTCGGTCGTGGTGAACTGCGAGTTCATGCCGAACAGCGCGATCGCAACGGCAAACGGCGCGTCCGGCGAGGTGTCGGGGACGCCGCCCGACCCGAAGTGCAGGCACAGGGGCATGGAGTGCTCCTGAGCCGCCGCCAAGACCGGGTCCCAGTGGTCGGAGTTGAATGACGGCAGGCCGAGCCGGTGCGGGGCCTCGCTGAACGAGATGGCCTTAGCGCCCATCTTTGCCGTCCGCTCGATCTCCTTGGCTGCCTCGTCGGGACTCCACATCGGTACCAGCACGAGCGGGATGAACCGCTCCGGCGCTGCCGCGCACCATTCCTCGATGTGCCAGTCGTTGTAGGCCTGTACGCAAGCGAGCGCGAGGTCCTTGTCGTCCATCCCGAAGAACGTCGAGCCCGCGAATCCCGGCATGCTCGGGAAGCAGAGTTGGGCCTGGATCCCGTCGAGATCCATGTCTTTGACGCGTTCGCGGGGGTCGTAGCAGCCCGGGATCATGTCCTCGTAGGCCGTCGGCTCGATCCCGTACTCTTCGCGAGGTTTGCCCGCCACAGCGTTGAGGCCGATGTTGGCGAAGGTCTTGCCCTCGTAGTGCCAGATATCGTGGCCGAACTCATTGCGCTCCACGCGCGGCCCGAGTTCCTTGTACTTGTCCGGCAGCCTGTCCTGCCAGACGTTGGCGTGTTCGACCACGTGGTCGTCGACCGAGATGAGCTGGGCGTCTTCGGGCAGTGGCATCGGGGCGGTCCTCCTGTGAAAGGTCGGGTTGTCAGGTCTCCCAGACGAGCGGCAGTCGAGTGAAGCCGGCAACCCCCCCGGAGTGGAAGCGGAGGGGCTCGGTGGTGTCTATGCGGTAGTCGGGGATGCGGGCGTGCCATTCCTCCATCGCGATCACCAGCTCCATGCGGGCCAGATTCGAGCCCACACAGCGATGGGGGCCGGCGCCGAAGGCAACATGGCGGTTCTTGGCCCGGTCGATGTCGACCGCGGTCGCGTCTGGAAAAGCCAGCGGGTCGCGGTTGGCCGCCCCGGTGGGCAACAGCACCCTGTCGCCGGCCTTCATCGGGCAGCCGTTCCATTCGACGTCGCGGGTCACCACCCGGCCGGGGCTGACGATCGAGTAGGCGCGCAGCAGTTCTTCCACCGCGTTCGGGATCGCCGCCGGCTCATCGACGATGCGCCGGCGATCTTCGGGGTGGGTGGCCAGATGGTGGAAGAACGCGCTCAACTCGCCGGCCACGGTGTCGAGCCCGGCCATGTAGAGCAAAATGCTCATCTGGAGCAGCTCCTGCTCGCCCATCGGCTCGCCGTCGATCTCAGCCGCGATCAGCGCGGAGATCAGGTCGTCGCGGGGCTCGGCGCGCCGCTCGGCCGCCAGCTGGCCCAGCATTCCCATCACTTCCATCGCCGCCTGCATTCGGACTGCCCCGTCGGGGTCTTCCTCCGCTGGCGTGTGCATCATCGTTTCCGCCCATTGCACCAGCTGCTCAGACCGCTCCACCGGCAATCCCATGATCTCCATGAAGATCGTGGTCGGGAACACTCGGGCGAAGTCGGTGGCCACATCGCATCGGCCGTCGGCGGCGAAGCGCTCGATCAGCTCGACGCACAGCGAGCGGACCCGCCCCTCCATTGCATCGACGGCGGCCGGAGCGAACCACGGAGTGAGGATCTGGCGATACTTGCCGTGTTCGGGCGGATCGAGCTCCTCGGGGATGAAGCGATGCGCTCCCACCTCCTCGTTGATCGTCACCGAGACGTTGGAGAACAACTCGTAGTCCCGCAGCGCTTCATGGACGTCGTCGAAGTAGGTCATGACCCACACGTCGTCGGGTCCCACGTTCGTGGTCTTGATGAACCGACTCTGCTCGCGAAGCTCGTCCCATCGGCGCCACATGTGATCGAGCAGGGCCTCGTCGGTGTTGTGGTCGAAGTCCCACTCGACGATCTGGTCAGCCACGGGGCGCCCCTATCGGCTGGGAAGACGAGGCTGGCAATTTCACGGGTGGCGTCATCGGCCTCATTCTGCCCCCAGCTCGCAATGGCGGGCGAACATAGAGGCCGCCTCGCGCTGAAGCTCTGGCGGCACCGCCCGGAACACCGGCAGGCCGGCTTGGCGCGACGGCAAGGCCACTGTCGCCGACCCGAACGCCGTCTCAACGTCTCGCTGGTTCACCATGCGCAGCTCCAAATCCACCAGGCAGTGGCCGTCCTCCTGTCGCTTGTCGGACACCTTGCCCGCCAAGAACTGCGTGTCGCCGATGTAGTTGAACTTCCGGATCGAGTCCTCGAGCTTCACGATGCATGCGTCGTCGCCCGCCCAGTCCGACACATGGTGGTAAAAATAGGCTTGGCGCATGACGCCGTAGTCGTAGGCCATCGGGTTGCCGATGCCCTTGGCCCACTCCGAGTCCCAGTGCAGCCTCTGGGCCACGTCGTAGACACCGTGCTCGTTCTTCACGTAGAACGGCTTGATCCGGTTGCGGTTCTTGTAGGCCATCCGCCCCGCACGCAGCCCATAGGGCACCATGCCGTAGCCGCCCATGTGGAAGGCGTGGATGTCGGTGACCGTGAGCGGGCCCTTGACCATGGGGTCGAGCTCGTCGCCGACCTCCACGTCCTCCCAGAACCGCTTCTCAGCGCCACGCGGCCCCTCCTGGGCGTAGATGGCGTCGATGCGCTCATAGTCCTCGTCGGTATAGGTGGCCGGCTCGATGTCGGCGTACTTGCCCCGCGAGCGGGACTCCCTGCGCTCGGTGTTGACCGTCAGTATCCGGTAGACGCCGACAACGCCGCCCCGCTGATCCACCAAAACGTCGCGCATCACCCGGATAACCGACCGGCCGGCGAACTCCGACTCCTTGACCTCAAGGCTCTCCTGGCCCGCGTACGCGTAGAGGCGGTCGCCGGGGTACAGGGGCCGGTACCAGTCCCAGGTTCCGCCGGACACGAAGACATGGACCCCGCGGAACAGGCTCTTGCCCGCCTCCTTGATCTCATCGGGTGTGCGGTCGCCGAGCATCGGCGTCTTGATGAAGCCGACCTGGGTGCCGTGGCCGATCTGCGATCCCCACCGGGTGCCTTGGCCATAGGTCGGATCGGTGTAGAGGGGATTGTCGTCGCCGACCCCAAAGGCCCAGTTGCGCAAAGCGTCTGGGGTCGCCTGGGTGATGTGCTCGCTGATCTTGCGGGCCGCGTAGTAGCCCAGCAGCTTCCGGGCCCGCTCGATGTCGTCGTCGGTCAGCTCATGGCGGAGAGCCTTCTCGATCTCGGCCTCGAGACCCTCATCGACCTTCAGCGACTCGTGGGTGTCGCTCATCGACATCCTCCTCGAAAAATACTGACCCATTTAAGCCGATGGCGGCTGAACTGTCCAGCCGACGGCTTCACCCGCTCACCCCTGCCCCGATCGCACTCCATCCAATCAGACCTTCTCGCTGGACTCGCCCCAGAACTCGTCGCGAATCTGGCGCTTGTAGATCTTGCCCGCGTCGTTTCGGGGCAGCGCGTCGCGGAACTCATAGCGACGGGGCCGCTTGAACGCCGCCAGCTTGTCCTCGCAGTACACCGCGAGGGCCGCTTCGAGCCCAGACCGCGACTCAGCCTCGGATGGCTGGATCACGGCCACCACACGCTCACCCCAGTCCTCGTCGGGCTCGCCGATCACGGCTACGTCGTCGACGGCGGGATGCTCGAGCAGCACGGCCTCCACTTCGGCCGGGTAGATGTTGACGCCGCCGCTGATGATC of bacterium contains these proteins:
- a CDS encoding amidohydrolase family protein — translated: MPLPEDAQLISVDDHVVEHANVWQDRLPDKYKELGPRVERNEFGHDIWHYEGKTFANIGLNAVAGKPREEYGIEPTAYEDMIPGCYDPRERVKDMDLDGIQAQLCFPSMPGFAGSTFFGMDDKDLALACVQAYNDWHIEEWCAAAPERFIPLVLVPMWSPDEAAKEIERTAKMGAKAISFSEAPHRLGLPSFNSDHWDPVLAAAQEHSMPLCLHFGSGGVPDTSPDAPFAVAIALFGMNSQFTTTELLFSPVFRKFPDLRVCLSEGGIGWIPYLLERCDYTWERHRHYQNLEWQVPPSEVFRDHIFGCFISDDAGIAALDRIGVEQVMWECDYPHSDSNWPNSRKLLAESLRHLPDDQALAVAETNARRVFNFTGGR
- a CDS encoding ABC transporter substrate-binding protein is translated as MFGEPNPATGEPLKVGFVSDGRSDAIDNSAEIPAAQAAAAYANDYLGGVAGRPIEFITCETGQTPAGAQDCVAELAQAGVVAILNGVSGQGEVLSAQANEAGIPYVANGGLSQAIFNAPMSFVIGNGLGALVGPAAVASEKGLTKVGIIVIDVPAAVEPVSQAAPLFYGNVGVEADIIAVAPGTPDMTPQVQAAIINDAQQFAIIGDETFCISAMQAIQTLGFEGETIVVRTCIGEATVDQVDVDGIRVVTGTSDDMSDPEVALYHAVMDEYGGTLDTIAEGGYSAVLSWVRAMAGHGDSEVTPESVVETMLAMEPAPLPIGAQGSTFQCNRMAVAIAPAICSPGFAIYTLDENGRGTGTSFLDLTAVLTLGG
- a CDS encoding cytochrome P450, which produces MADQIVEWDFDHNTDEALLDHMWRRWDELREQSRFIKTTNVGPDDVWVMTYFDDVHEALRDYELFSNVSVTINEEVGAHRFIPEELDPPEHGKYRQILTPWFAPAAVDAMEGRVRSLCVELIERFAADGRCDVATDFARVFPTTIFMEIMGLPVERSEQLVQWAETMMHTPAEEDPDGAVRMQAAMEVMGMLGQLAAERRAEPRDDLISALIAAEIDGEPMGEQELLQMSILLYMAGLDTVAGELSAFFHHLATHPEDRRRIVDEPAAIPNAVEELLRAYSIVSPGRVVTRDVEWNGCPMKAGDRVLLPTGAANRDPLAFPDATAVDIDRAKNRHVAFGAGPHRCVGSNLARMELVIAMEEWHARIPDYRIDTTEPLRFHSGGVAGFTRLPLVWET
- a CDS encoding MaoC family dehydratase N-terminal domain-containing protein, which translates into the protein MSDTHESLKVDEGLEAEIEKALRHELTDDDIERARKLLGYYAARKISEHITQATPDALRNWAFGVGDDNPLYTDPTYGQGTRWGSQIGHGTQVGFIKTPMLGDRTPDEIKEAGKSLFRGVHVFVSGGTWDWYRPLYPGDRLYAYAGQESLEVKESEFAGRSVIRVMRDVLVDQRGGVVGVYRILTVNTERRESRSRGKYADIEPATYTDEDYERIDAIYAQEGPRGAEKRFWEDVEVGDELDPMVKGPLTVTDIHAFHMGGYGMVPYGLRAGRMAYKNRNRIKPFYVKNEHGVYDVAQRLHWDSEWAKGIGNPMAYDYGVMRQAYFYHHVSDWAGDDACIVKLEDSIRKFNYIGDTQFLAGKVSDKRQEDGHCLVDLELRMVNQRDVETAFGSATVALPSRQAGLPVFRAVPPELQREAASMFARHCELGAE